A region of the Mytilus trossulus isolate FHL-02 chromosome 11, PNRI_Mtr1.1.1.hap1, whole genome shotgun sequence genome:
AGCACATTGTGCGCGAAAGCGCTTCATACttaaaatgtgcgcacggtcaacgctttaacaaccctataaagttacaaaaagaagcattcaatacttataattacatttttttgctATGATCACGAAAAtacgaattttataatttttatattttattcaccagtgcactttattgtgggaccacgtgttacgtgttacaaaatgtacttcggtcaacgcttttaaaccccaataaatttacaaaaaagaagcattcaattcttaaatgaactAGTCTTTTACCTTTTGACTGGTATTGATGGCAAAACAACGTTTTGTGTTGTCCTTAAGATACCAACGTTTGTTAGAGGCTAAGCTGTTGTCCTTAAGATACCAACGTTTGTTCGAGTCGAAGCTTAAGGCAACAGTGGATATCCAAGGGACAATACACTTGACATTACAAAGCATGTTTAATTCCGCCgtatgtttgcacctgtccacAATCAGGATCCTTTCACCTGTTTAGTcttgtgtaattttcaatttaagtactttttatattttagagttTAATATGGCCTTAGTTGTCACTGAACTAGACTAAGTACATACTTTTGTTAAGGGGCAGCTGAAATTCGCCCTTTGGTGCTGGATTTTCTGACTGTATTTAAGACAAATTGGTGGCCTTCGGGCTTTTTAGTCGGGTTatggtctctttgacacattccccatttattttctattcttaaATGAGTTACTCTTAGACAGTCAAGTGTTTATTGTACCTAACAAAACAACTTTAAATAAACTCTAATAAAGTCTACGTACACTATTTAGTGAAAAGCCACAAAAACATACACAAGATGGACTTGACCATGTgacatttgtaaatattgtattcGCAGTAAACAATAACTAGAATATTTGTGTAACGATTCACATGCATATGATACACGCAATCTTGATACATTTCCATACAATAAACCAATGACAGATTGTGAAGGCGACGATAGACCTATATTATACACGTGTTATGTTTTAGATCTAACAAGATTTCGCGCAGAACTATtttctatttccttttttttaacattaaatttagaTATCGAGGAAAGACATACACAGATGAACCATTTACAATATTAACATGGCTTATAGTATAGTCAAGTCCATGACCAGACAGGTAGAATAATCAATATACTCAATGATGACATTGTTTGAAACTGTTTCAATGAAAAAGTAGTAAGAAAAACAGTGGCTGGCAAACAGTTTATGGAATGAGATAGTATAAATATATCCGCTTTTGTTTATACAGAAAAACAACTTGAGGTACAAAAACCAGAATAACATATTATTGTTCATATTTCCCATAGGCCTAGTTGGACATTGATAGTAGGAATGGAacataattttctaaatattgtaACCTATAGGTTGCTATGTGTTGCTAAAATGATCATAATTGCTTAGGTCTTCTCTCACAATTACGTTATTAGAATGATTATAAGTAGGATCGAAGTCCACTGAATCTGGTGTTTTCAATTTAGCACTTGAGTTGTTATCCTTTGTGTGTATATCAACAGTTTGATTAGAGGTCAAAGTATAAATTTCTGATTTGCTTCCCTCAAGTTTCGATgcgttttcattttcatattttttcgaAATTTTTCTATTATCTTTCCCGTTTAATTGATCGTAAACACCAGATATTGCCCTATTATATGTTGAGTCGGCGTCATTAGTCCCATCAGCAGTTCCAGTTTCATCAGATATAGCAGCTGCTAAACAATAGTCCCCATCTGATATATCAATGTCATGGTATTGATCTTCTGGAACATTTTCTGTTGtgtaatagtttattttagatgTACGTTTTTCATTAACCACTGTCTTGGGGAGTGATTGTTTTCTTAGATGCATTCTACAATGAAatgcaatatatattaaatcaGGATCAGAAGAATGAACATAAattccatttgttttttttgttttttatgtgcACAAGACGCGTGTTCTAAGATAATATGTAGCATATGAAACCAAAAGAGAAAGTTGTGCAATTGTAAAAGAAATCACCAGGTAAAGCAACAAGACTTTCATATATAATGTTGATTTGCTTGAGAGAATGGCGACGTaagtttttcaatattgaaaaacataacGAATTGAAAATACAGACAATGTCATTTGAGTTGTTTATGCTCTCAAAACTTagatttttaaagatatttcttGTTTTGTGTTTAAACGTTTTGAATGTCGTTCCAgtgtgtgataaaaaaaaatcagtattacacgtttttttttcatttttcttttgtcatgctgttttttttcttgtaagTTGACATTgaacatcaaaataaaagtgAGGACTGACCACAATAAACCGAATGCTTACTTTCTGAAAACAAGTACCAGTATAACGACTACTATAAGCATTACAACTGTCAGTGACACAGCAACTCCAGCGATCAGAcctgaaaagaaacaaaatcttCTTTGCGATATTTGTTcctaatatatttatacaattatgaACTTCGACTCAAAAACTGTGAAAACGAAAGTGTTGTTTGCACTTGAAATTAGTTATTAGTTATGTATAAAGTATTGATGAGATCGCTATCATTGCTTTCATGTGCAAGTCTTCCGTTCCAATTTGTATTTAAACGTTGTGCACGTCTTTTTAGGAAAGAAActcatataaaaacaattaaaaaagacatCGCAAGATGCATTTTTCACCAAGGCTTAACCATGATTGCTCTTCATACCAGTTTaaagtattttcttattttctattTGGGAGAATGTTTTACAACTGCACTTGTATAACTATATGATTATTTGGTATACTCTAACTAACGAGGATATATCAACCTGAAGAAACATTTCGACCTCAACTTCGTCTTCagtcaatgtacatgtacttctttCATGTTGACATATCTTCATATTGACCTCATACACAGGTCATTCTTGTATTATGAAGGTAAACACACagttttttctaataattattCGTGATTGAATCTTGAAAGAgtaattttatataatgttgtaAGTCAGGggtttttcataataaatatgtattttacacATATTATACGTTCCCTACCAGAGCTGCTTTCTTCTATGTCAGTTTTGATAATTGCtacaaaatgaatttataaatatttattatctgTATAATCAGCACGAATcaataacaatgaaaacttataagaatataaaaaacatCACTATAttaacagcaaaaaaaaaaaaaaaacatgcattacACATGTTATACTTTTATACTGTTTACTAAGTAAATTATCTTCCATGTTCATGTACAGATAAAGATAAGCTTATACCGTGCGTAAGCTGTtactataaattaaatattacaattcaCGTAATTGTAGATAGGTTTAGCGTTGCGATAGTCAATGAGATACATTTAAATGTCCACAAATGGTCAGCTTACTACGAAAAATAACAATTCTTGAAAGTTCTCAAAAATTCGGAAAAAATCgaaagggaaataatttaatattccgttaaaatttttatagttttgcaTCGAAGTGATATGATTTTTTGAACATTTACTTCTATAAAACCAAGCAATGGTGCTCATGAcagtttttgtgtatttatatcaattttagtGGTAATATATTTGcacaaaggcaaaaaaaaaaggtaaaagatGTGTCTTAGTATCTAGCCGTTTTAACATGTGaatgtcatttgttttttcatctATCTTACCTGAATCTGTGCTTAGTGGTGTAGTTGATATTCTTGTTGACTCAATTTGAATATCTGCCaaaaattatatcatatgtTCATGATCAttataagtttataaaaatcGTTTTCGTTAACAAAAGAATTTAGTCattcataaataatatattgtaataaaaaaattaaagatttcaacaaatatacaaaattagaGTATCAAAATATCCTGTGTCGCTTACCAAAGGTTATATTCACATGTAATAAAGAACACTCTCAAACGACAGGTATACCAACATTAAATGCTTGACTACAATCTCATTGTTCTTGATCTAGAAAGCTCATACCTTTTTATGTTTGTTGTTTCTGACTATCTTCTACACGTTATGTCCTAAACACGAACAGTGTATAACTTACAATTGAagtacaataaaatttatttctattcgtttgatgtgtatgagCCTTTGATGTTGCAATTCGATTTAAACTTTTCTGTGTTTAATTTTCCTTGACGttcagtgttttttttgttgtttacttTTGTCTTGCTGACCAttttaaccttttaaaattACTGTAATTGGACAATCTTACCAAAACATATCCATAACTAGTTACTGCTATAGCCAAGAAGTGACATATTTTGCTTAGTAGTTTcaaaagatatgatttttataatggTAAGCAAACAATAGTCGAAGATGACGGATGCGAAAAACTTATGGTTTTTTTACACCATGTCACTTATGCTAAtgcattgtttgtttatttcttcatttaaaaaaatatgtttacctgAAGTGATAAAAGTTGTCACAGAGATAATATGATTTGAAGTGCTTGATTCATTAACtgcaaagtaaaaaaaaatatgaaatgtttaaagttcatatttaaaaacCAAGGTTCTTGCTCCATCGGTCAATGTCAACCTCTggttgatttgatttttttggttgGTCGCTATTGGACTGAAAGCTGCTCACTTAGTTATGATTAAATAATCCTTGGAGATGCTTTcgacattttgttttagaacATTCATGTTTACAAGCAAAGCAGCAAAGCTGATCAGTCCTCCGTCAGGCATATAGTGTTATTTTTCCACCTGTTTAACTCCGATGTTGTATTCCCTTTGTCACAGTGTTCCCGATTGCGGCCAGTCGGTAATATACTTGAAAGATGatacattttaatgatttgttaCTTCCCTGTGTTGAGACATTGTTTAGCCACAAATACAACAGCCTTTGGGGTACAgtttgtatgaaaatattttagtcGTGAAAGTGCTTCAAAGACCAGATGGAGTCAGGACAGTTATAAACAGGGTTGTATATGTCTGTCTTATCGCGTTGTATCAGTAAACAGCGTATCAAAATTACGTGGTAGATTGAGataatttgtaaatgttaacaaacaaaaaataacaaatgtttcTGATATTAATAAAACAGCATTACAACAAACCTCCTAGAAAACACAAAGCATCATAGTCATCACAACAGTTCTTATGCTTTTTACACTCTGTGTTACAATAACATTGGTGTGCTTGGACATAAGGTTGGCCACACCTTCCAGTACAAAATTCTACAAAAGCAATACACATTTGAAAAGTCAATGCTAGGTTGTCtattatataaattaacaagGTCAAACTTTATGTCAAAATGCGGAACATGCATCTTTgctttaaagttaaaaaaaataattcaaacagtTGGTATTGTAGTTTTAGACGataaaaatttcattcaaaaaatgCAATTCAGGGACGCATAAAAAAATTTATAGCTGCTCTATATacgatatatttttaaatggtgTGCATCTTTTTAGATTAACTTAgaaaatattagaaaactatcaaattattttctaataCTATCCATTGACGAATTGTTCACTTCTTACTTTTCAATAATGTGTGGGCCTACAATGAAAGATTTAGCAGCGTTTCTttgattgttaaaaataatagtttaaaacataaacacacCTTTTGGACAGGAATTGTCATAATCTGCACAACAGTCACGGTGCTCTTTACAAGCTGTGTTACACTGACAGGGAAGTTTTTTGTCATAGATAATCCCACATCTACCTAAACAGTATGCTAgaataatagaaaatattttgaaacaaggagaaataacataataaaagatatgcctcgaattaaaaaaaaacaagacatgACAGGGTACGGacattgttttctaaattgttatgtagtatgaacaaaattttatttgtaaaataaattgcaaaatgCGTAATAACATATTAACATTATTATACTTctaaacaaaatatagaagacatTCTTCGACGTATAATTCGTGCTTAGCTAGGAATTTAGATGATCGTTGCTGCATACATTACTTGACCATAATTTAGATTATGTGATTTCATATTCACTGATGCATTATTTGTACACAAAATGTACGTCTGGCGTAAACAATGTTAATGCTGAttttattaatatgtttatcGCCCTAGTTGCAAGAAGTTGGTGTAGCTATTTAGATCAGATATGTGAATTTGTCGTAatcagttatcaaaggtaccaggcttgtAATTTGATATGAATTGTAATATATGATAATATAATTTAGTTACATAACGTCATACCTTTATAACTATCATATGCTTTGCATATCAATGAATACGTTTTTATCGTTTATCAAGAAGGCTTTCAGAAGTGGCTCttaaagtggttttttttcgtttttgagaGTCGACGATAAAACAATGTTcctgtctttcattttttgcttATGTGCTCTGTCTATATccctttttgtattttctcgctcttttttttataagaaattcACAATTAGCATATGGACAAGCGATGAGAAAACAAGGTAAACTGCTATTTAAGATTCTGTAGAGGACATGCctaaaatattgacaatattcTGCTTTTACTTTGAACGACAACATTATTTGATATCTAACTGTGTGACGTTTACATGCTGCTCAACTAATGTACGTCAAACGCGGTACTCTACATCTGAGTTAATGTTAACCTAACAATGTGCCTGTCCGAGTAAGGATTCGTTCCAACTATTTAAACTCATTGAGTACTTTATGGGTGGATTTAACATTATAGATAAATGAAATTGTATAACAAAAGTCAATGTAtgtggttgttaaatttgaCAATTGCCTTTTTAACgcttatttgttacatatttgtgtgtttttatattgataaagaTTATAACATTATGGTGACTACTGTGCCTCTGTTTCTGACATTTgtattgtcatacaagtgagagatttagctagccttataaccaggttaaatccacaattttctacagaCGAAAATTTATATACCATGTCAAGAATAtagccgtgttcacattgacctaaactcggt
Encoded here:
- the LOC134690377 gene encoding uncharacterized protein LOC134690377; the protein is MRIEYLMLCPLLCISAKKDEKAYCLGRCGIIYDKKLPCQCNTACKEHRDCCADYDNSCPKEFCTGRCGQPYVQAHQCYCNTECKKHKNCCDDYDALCFLGVNESSTSNHIISVTTFITSDIQIESTRISTTPLSTDSAIIKTDIEESSSGLIAGVAVSLTVVMLIVVVILVLVFRKMHLRKQSLPKTVVNEKRTSKINYYTTENVPEDQYHDIDISDGDYCLAAAISDETGTADGTNDADSTYNRAISGVYDQLNGKDNRKISKKYENENASKLEGSKSEIYTLTSNQTVDIHTKDNNSSAKLKTPDSVDFDPTYNHSNNVIVREDLSNYDHFSNT